One part of the Glycine max cultivar Williams 82 chromosome 14, Glycine_max_v4.0, whole genome shotgun sequence genome encodes these proteins:
- the LOC100806709 gene encoding polcalcin Nic t 1, with protein sequence MAEDPQDVADRERIFKRFDANGDGQISSAELGEALKALGSVTAEEVKRMMEEIDTDGDGYISYQEFTEFAKANRGLVKDVAKIF encoded by the coding sequence ATGGCTGAAGATCCTCAAGACGTAGCCGATAGGGAGCGAATTTTCAAGCGTTTTGACGCCAATGGCGATGGCCAAATCTCTTCAGCTGAGCTTGGGGAAGCACTCAAGGCCCTTGGATCAGTCACAGCAGAAGAGGTGAAAAGGATGATGGAAGAGATTGACACTGATGGAGATGGCTACATTTCATATCAAGAGTTCACAGAATTCGCCAAAGCCAACCGTGGCCTAGTCAAAGATGTTGCCaagattttttaa
- the LOC100820245 gene encoding probable serine/threonine-protein kinase PBL7 has product MMSLCSSQGTCSGDTNALVSSSAVGNDPSDYKRHNNKLMTFLKKTMWEYAFACVGVVPCGGNNDLNGQRKATLKHNKAWLLADSGAELASADPRSVHSSFRFSFCSQVEVESFNMSYSASAAAATFLMVNLDYESQVKELKWRRIQSPEKSLSPVANTLIRFSYDEILSATHNFSKERVLGRGALSCVFRGRVGIWRTSVAIKRLDKEDKECVKAFCRELMIASSLHNTNVVPLVGFCIDSEEGLFLVYKYVSGGSLEHHLHGRKKGSSPLPWSVRYKVAIGIAEAVAYLHHGTERCVVHRDIKPSNILLSSKKIPKLCDFGLASWTSAPSVPFLCKTVKGTFGYLAPEYFQHGKVSDKTDVYALGVVLLELLTGRKPIEAKRTPGEENLVVWAKPLLRKGKGAIEELLDSQVKYNLSYTDQMARMIDAAAACVTSEESRRPSIGEIVAILKGEVEPVLSRRRKSGYFGNGYVIDYYPQLQETNNEMKSHLALAMLGVSECEDDDFLYGH; this is encoded by the exons ATGATGAGTTTGTGTTCCTCTCAAGGAACCTGTTCTGGTGACACCAATGCACTCGTTTCCTCTTCTGCTGTTGGAAATGACCCTTCTGACTACAAAAGGCATAACAACAAACTCATGACCTTTTTGAAAAAAACCATGTGGGAGTATGCTTTCGCATGTGTTGGTGTTGTTCCTTGTGGCGGCAATAACGACCTTAACGGTCAAAGGAAGGCAACTTTGAAGCACAACAAGGCGTGGTTGCTGGCGGATTCTGGAGCAGAATTGGCGAGTGCTGACCCTCGATCGGTTCACTCGTCTTTCAGGTTCAGCTTCTGCTCTCAGGTTGAGGTTGAGTCCTTCAACATGAGCTATTCTGCTTCTGCTGCTGCTGCAACCTTTTTGATGGTGAATTTGGACTATGAGTCTCAAGTGAAGGAGTTAAAATGGAGGAGAATACAGTCACCGGAGAAAAGCTTGTCTCCGGTGGCCAACACTTTGATCAGGTTCAGCTATGATGAAATTCTGTCTGCTACTCACAATTTCTCCAAAG AGAGAGTGTTGGGGAGAGGTGCCTTGAGCTGTGTTTTTAGAGGAAGAGTTGGGATTTGGAGGACTTCTGTTGCTATTAAAAGGTTGGATAAGGAAGACAAGGAGTGTGTCAAGGCGTTTTGCAGAGAATTGATGATTGCTAGTTCTCTGCATAACACTAATGTTGTTCCTCTTGTGGGGTTTTGTATTGACTCAGAGGAGGGTTTGTTTTTGGTGTACAAGTATGTGTCAGGGGGAAGCTTAGAGCATCACTTACATG GGAGGAAGAAGGGTAGTTCACCACTTCCATGGTCTGTGAGGTACAAAGTTGCAATTGGGATTGCAGAAGCAGTGGCTTATCTGCATCATGGAACAGAAAGATGTGTTGTTCATAGAGACATTAAGCCCTCAAACATTCTGCTTTCCTCTAAGAAGATTCCCAAG TTATGTGATTTTGGACTAGCTTCATGGACTTCTGCACCTTCAGTTCCTTTCCTATGCAAAACTGTGAAAGGAACATTTGG TTATTTGGCTCCTGAGTATTTCCAACATGGAAAAGTTTCAGATAAGACTGATGTTTACGCTTTGGGAGTTGTTCTATTGGAGCTCTTAACTGGCCGCAAGCCAATTGAAGCAAAAAGAACCCCTGGAGAGGAAAACTTGGTAGTATGG GCTAAACCTTTGCTGAGAAAAGGGAAAGGAGCCATTGAAGAGTTGCTTGATTCTCAAGTCAAATACAATTTGAGTTACACAGATCAAATGGCTCGCATGATTGATGCCGCAGCTGCCTGTGTTACAAGTGAAGAATCTAGGAGGCCAAGCATAGGTGAGATTGTTGCAATATTGAAAGGAGAAGTAGAGCCTGTACTCTCTAGAAGAAGGAAATCTGGTTATTTTGGTAATGGATATGTGATTGATTATTACCCTCAATTACAAGAAACAAATAATGAGATGAAAAGTCACTTGGCTTTGGCAATGCTAGGAGTTTCAGAGTGTGAGGATGATGATTTTCTCTATGGTCATTGA